Proteins found in one Acipenser ruthenus chromosome 18, fAciRut3.2 maternal haplotype, whole genome shotgun sequence genomic segment:
- the LOC117970505 gene encoding L-amino-acid oxidase-like has protein sequence MERCGVLLVGLLVILPRTQTEENPFEKCFHDPDYEFLLQIAENGLNKTQCPKHIAIVGAGMSGLIAAKLLEEAGHREYLQKEGNLSRAAVRMVGDILNEQSLFYTALTESLRDEADLNDKVTFHGISGGLELLPRAIYQHLSCAILLKSKAVEINQNLQDVRIVYKDKDDNSVSNLKADYLLFTGTAKAALHVKFNPPLPDFKTEALRNTHYDSATKIFLAFREKFWVEEGIRGGKSITDHPSRYIYYISNSFPSGVGLVLASYTWSDDSSFFLGMSDDECMQLALNDLASIHGEKIRSLYEGGVVKKWSLDEYSLGAFALFTPYQLTEYSSDVFKPAGRVHFAGEHTALPHAWIETSIKSAVRAARNINNEACTEVLPNEKTEL, from the exons ATGGAGCGATGCG GTGTCTTGCTGGTAGGTCTTCTGGTGATATTACCAAGGACACAAACAGAGGAGAATCCCTTTGAAAAATGCTTCCATGATCCCGATTATGAGTTTCTACTACAGATTGCGGAAAATGGCCTCAACAAGACTCAGTGTCCTAAGCATATTGCAATTGTCGGAGCTGGAATGTCTGGATTAATTGCTGCTAAACTGCTGGAGGAAGCTGGCCACAGG GAATATTTACAGAAGGAAGGCAACTTAAGTAGAGCAGCAGTCCGAATGGTTGGTGATATTCTCAATGAGCAGTCCTTGTTTTACACAGCTTTAACTGAAAGTCTACGAGATGAAGCTGACCTCAATGACAAAGTCAC atTTCATGGAATAAGTGGTGGTCTTGAACTACTGCCCAGAGCTATATATCAACATCTTAGTTGTGCAATTCTTCTGAAATCAAAAGCTGTGGAAATAAATCAAAACCTGCAGGATGTCAGAATTGTTTACAAAGACAAGGATGACAACTCAGTCAGTAACCTCAAGGCAGATTACCTTCTGTTCACTGGGACAGCAAAGGCTGCTTTGCATGTAAAATTTAACCCACCACTTCCAGATTTTAAAACAGAGGCCCTTCGTAACACCCACTATGATAGTGCAACTAAAATATTCCTGGCATTTCGAGAGAAGTTCTGGGTGGAGGAAGGGATACGTGGTGGGAAATCAATCACAGATCACCCATCAAGGTACATTTACTACATCAGTAACAGTTTCCCAAGTGGAGTTGGTTTAGTGCTTGCTTCGTATACCTGGTCAGATGATTCCTCATTCTTTCTAGGAATGAGTGATGATGAATGCATGCAATTGGCACTCAATGACCTTGCTTCAATACATGGTGAAAAGATTCGAAGCCTCTATGAAGGTGGTGTGGTGAAAAAATGGAGCTTAGATGAGTACAGCCTTGGTGCCTTTGCTTTGTTCACCCCGTATCAGCTGACAGAATATTCTTCCGATGTGTTTAAGCCTGCAGGAAGAGTACATTTTGCTGGAGAACACACTGCCCTCCCTCATGCTTGGATCGAAACGTCGATAAAGTCTGCAGTTAGGGCAGCCAGAAATATTAATAATGAAGCATGTACTGAAGTCCTTCCTAATGAAAAgacagaactttaa